A single region of the Chelonia mydas isolate rCheMyd1 chromosome 4, rCheMyd1.pri.v2, whole genome shotgun sequence genome encodes:
- the GSX2 gene encoding GS homeobox 2: MSRSFYVDSLIIKDSSRPAPSLPEHPHGQDFLIPLSMPSPLVMSVSGPGCPSRKSGTFCVCPLCVTSHLHSSRGGGSGAIPLLKSQFPPGGDAQYCPRMSHAQHQHQQSPVPAAAAAAALGHPAHHAPVCTATPYSVSDPRRFHCLSMGGADTSHIPNGKRMRTAFTSTQLLELEREFSSNMYLSRLRRIEIATYLNLSEKQVKIWFQNRRVKHKKEGKGTQRNTHGGCKCAGNPGHYPRSEDEESLSPSSANEDKEISPL; encoded by the exons ATGTCCCGATCCTTCTATGTCGACTCTTTAATCATCAAAGACTCCTCGAGGCCAGCTCCTTCCCTGCCTGAGCACCCCCACGGACAGGATTTCCTCATCCCCCTCAGCATGCCTTCCCCCCTGGTCATGTCAGTGTCGGGCCCCGGCTGCCCGTCCCGCAAGAGCGGCACCTTCTGCGTGTGCCCGCTCTGTGTCACTTCGCACTTGCACTCGTCCCGGGGGGGCGGCAGCGGGGCCATCCCCCTGCTCAAGAGCCAGTTCCCTCCCGGCGGAGACGCCCAGTACTGCCCCAGGATGAGCCATGCCCAGCACCAGCACCAGCAGAGCCCGGtaccagccgccgccgccgccgccgccctggGCCACCCGGCCCATCACGCACCTGTCTGCACCGCCACCCCCTACAGCGTGAGCGACCCCAGGAGATTCCACTGCCTCAGCATGG GAGGAGCCGATACTAGCCACATCCCAAACGGCAAGAGGATGCGGACCGCTTTCACCAGCACGCAGCTTCTGGAGCTAGAGAGGGAGTTTTCTTCCAACATGTACCTGTCCCGCCTGAGGAGAATCGAGATCGCTACCTACCTGAACCTGTCTGAGAAGCAGGTGAAAATCTGGTTCCAGAATCGAAGGGTGAAACACAAGAAAGAAGGCAAGGGGACCCAGCGAAACACTCACGGGGGCTGCAAGTGCGCTGGCAACCCGGGGCATTACCCTCGGTCAGAAGACGAAGAGTCTTTATCCCCATCCTCGGCGAACGAGGACAAAGAGATCTCCCCTTTATAA